Proteins found in one Leguminivora glycinivorella isolate SPB_JAAS2020 chromosome 4, LegGlyc_1.1, whole genome shotgun sequence genomic segment:
- the LOC125225394 gene encoding heat shock protein Hsp-12.2-like, which yields MSLMPYWARHLRNLALRDPVARAFEDPFAILARDPFFRDSIKFIKEVTAPLQHGIEGVYSDAEVKVDGKKVEVHLDVQNFTPDQIQVKTVGNEIMVEGKKEVKREDGWTRSHFERRFLLPEGFPPERVECHLDKGKLLLVAFRSEPLEERTIKINAKEEKEQAKIEKN from the coding sequence ATGTCACTTATGCCGTATTGGGCGCGTCATTTGAGGAATCTTGCCCTACGAGATCCCGTCGCGAGGGCGTTTGAGGATCCTTTCGCCATCTTGGCTCGCGATCCTTTCTTCCGCGACTCTATAAAGTTCATCAAGGAGGTAACAGCGCCTCTGCAGCATGGGATTGAAGGTGTGTACTCCGACGCCGAAGTCAAAGTCGACGGGAAGAAAGTCGAAGTGCATTTGGACGTGCAGAATTTCACTCCCGATCAGATCCAAGTGAAGACAGTGGGGAATGAAATCATGGTGGAGGGTAAAAAGGAGGTGAAACGGGAGGATGGTTGGACAAGGAGTCATTTTGAGAGGAGATTCCTGCTCCCTGAAGGTTTTCCTCCAGAGAGGGTGGAGTGCCATCTTGATAAGGGGAAGCTGCTGCTAGTCGCCTTCAGATCTGAACCTCTAGAAGAGAGGACTATCAAGATTAATGCCAAAGAAGAGAAGGAACAGGCGAAGATTGAGAAGAACTGA